DNA sequence from the Fundidesulfovibrio magnetotacticus genome:
AGGCCGTTGACGGCCTGGCCCACGGTGACCGGCTGCTGGCGTACCACGTTCTTTTCGCCCACCACCAGCACGTAGTGGCCCACCTGGTCCACGCCCACCGCGCCCTCGGGCACGGTGAGGGCGTCGCGGCTCTCCAGGGGCGCGCGCAGGCGCACGAAGAGGCCGGCGAAGAGCTTGCGCTCCGGGTTGGGGTAGATGGCGCGCAGGAGCAGGGTTCCGGTCTGGGGGTCCACGCCCAGGTCGTAGTAGTCCAGGTGGCCGCGGATGGGGTAGCCGGTCTGGTCGGAGAGGCCCATTTCGATGGTCACGCGCTCGTCGGGCACGTCCTTGGGGGTGTGGTATTTCTGGATGCGCAGGAGGTCGCGCTCGGACATGGAGAAGTAGGCGTAGATGGGGTCTTCCTTGATGACGGTGGCCAGCACGGTGGCCTGCCCGCCGGAGCCCACCAGGTTGCCCGCGTCCACCATGCGGCGGCTGACGCGGCCGTCGAAGGGGGCGGTCACCTGGGTGTAGCCCAGGTTGATGCGCGCGATGTCCAGGCTGGCCTTGGCCGATTCCAGGTCCGCCTTGGCGGAGTCGTGCTCGCGCTGCCACTTCACCACTTCGGTGTCGGGTCCGGCGCGTTCGGCGAAGAGCTTCTTGGCGCGGGCCAATTCGGTGACGGCCTGGGTGAGCCGGGCCTTGGCGGAGTCCACGTCGGCCTGAGCGCGTTCCACCTTGGCCTGGTAGGGCGCTGGTTCGATGACGAAGAGCAGCTGGCCCTTCTTCACGTCCTGGCCGTCGGCGAACTTGATCTGCTGGAGGAATCCCTCCACGCGGGCGGTGAGGTTCACGGTCTGCACGGCCTGGGTGTTGCCGGTGAATTCCAGGTAGTCCACCACGCGCTGGCGCACGGGCTTGGCCACGGTCACCTCCGGCGGCGGCGGCGGGACGTAGGCGTTTCGGCCGTCGCAGGCCGCGAGGGCGGCCAGGGTCAGGGCGGCTAAGAGGGCCGCGAGGGGCGTGGCGATCTGGCGCATGCGTGGGGTCCTTGCGCCGGCGGGGGGCTTTTCGGCCCGTCCCTCCGGCCGGATGCATCGGTTTCGGGTTGGCGCGCCCGGGTACGTCTGGCGCGCACGCCTCGTCAGAAATCTGGGACGTAGCGTCCGGGTCCGGCCTTGGCCGGGTCATCCTGCTTCGCGGGGCTTTCGCCCAGCAGGGAGCCCCACCATGTGCGCCGTTTCATCTCGTCCTGGATGTCCTTGGGCACGGCGGGTTCGGGGCGCTCCTGCCAGCCGCCGCCCAGGGCGCGGTAGAGGCCCGTGAGGCCCAGCACGATCTCTCCCCGGGCCTGGGCCCAGGCGTTCTGCTGGGTCAGCTGGTCCTGCTGGGCCACGATGACGGTGGTGAAGTCGGTCTTGCCTTCGCGGTACTGCAGGAAGGCCAGCTCCGCGCCGCGCTTGGCGGCCTCGGCGGCCAGGGCCAGGCGCCCGGCCTTGACCCGGGACTGCTGGAACTCCGAGAGGCCGTCCTCGGCCTCCTTGAGGGCGGTGATCACGGCGTTGGAGTAAAGAAGCAGGGCCTCCTGGAACTTGGCGTCCTGGAGGCGCACGTTGTTCACGATGCGCCCGTAGTTGAAGAGGTTCCAGGTGAAGCTGGGGCCGAACCCGGCGGTGAAGCTCTGGGGCGCGAGCAGCTCCGCCAGGGAGAACACGCCCATGTTGGAGGAGAGCCAGCCCACGTTGCCGGTGAGGCTGAACGACGGGAAGAGATCGGCCTTGGCCACGCCGATGGAGGCGCACTGGGCCGCCGCGCGGAACTCGGCGGCGCGGATGTCCGGGCGACGCCGCAAGAGTTCGGCCGGGATGCCCACGCCCACCTGGTCCGGGGCGCGGGGGATGGAGGAGGTCTTGTTCAGGACGGCGGCCAGGTCCGAGGGGGGCATGCCCAGGAGCGCCGAGAGGGCGTGGCGTCCCTTCTGGATGTTTTTCTCCAGCACGGGGATGGTGGCCAGGGTGGATTCGAGCAGGGTCTTGGCCTGCATCACGTCGCGTTCGCTGGTGGCCCCCAGGCGGAAGCGCACGTCGGCGATGTCCAGGGCCTCGGTCTGCAGAACCACGTTCTCGCGGGCGATGCGCAGCTGCTCCTCGCTGACGCGCAGCAGGACGTAGGTGCTGGCCACGTCGGCGGTGAGGCTCGCCAGGGCGTTGTCGTAGTCGGCCACGCTGGCGGCCAGGGTCGCCTCGGCGGACTCCACGGCGCGGCGGTACTTGCCCCAGAAGTCCAGCTCCCAGGCGGCTGAGAACCCGGCGTTGTTCTGCCAGAAGCCCAGCTGGACGCCCGAGTCGTTGGGAGGCTGGGGCGAGGTGGGGGCGCGCTGGCTGGCCTCGGTGAAGGAATAGCCGCCCTGGGCCTGCTGGGTCTGGGGGAAGAGGCGTCCCACGGAGACGCCCAACTGGGCCCTGGCCTGGAGGATGCGCACTCCGGCGATGTGCAGGGGGATGTTCCGGGCGCGGGCCATGGTCGTGAGCTCGTCCAGGGCCGGGTCGGAGAGGAGCTTCCACCAGTCGTCGGCCACGGGAAGGTCGGCGGTGGCGGTCTTGCGTTCGGCTTCCATCCATGCCGGGGGCGCGGACGCTTCGGGCTTGCGGAAGTCCGGGCCGACCTTCATGCAGCCGCCGAGGACCAGCGGGGCCAGGAGCAGGAGAAGAATGCGCGCGCGTGGGGGCATGGTCCGTCCAATTGAGATTTCTGATGCTGCTTTCTTTTTCTAGCACAGGTGGCATGGGGTGAGGCAAGGGCAAATAACGGCTTCGCACGGTTTGACGCCACGCGCGGCCCCGGGTATGGAGTGGAAAGGGAGAGAACCGGTCCCTTCAAGACAAAGGAGGCCCCATGCGAGGTTTCGGCTCCGTACGCCGCGCGCTGCTGCTCCTGGCGCTGGTCTTCGCCCTGGCGTCGCCCTCCCGGGGCGCATCGCTCCAGGACGCGACCCTCGCCGTCTACAACGGCCTCTACGCCCAGGCCGTGTTGTCCGCCCAGGCTGATCTCGCGCACCTCAAGGAGCCGCCATCGGCCGCGTCCCTCTGGGACATCGACGCCGACGATCCCCGCATTCTGTGGAGCGGAACGCCGGGGCAAAGCCTCGTGCAGGTGACCACCTTCACCAAGGGCGTCTACTACCAGTCCTTCCGGTCCGGCCAGACCATCACGGCCGGGGCCGACCTCTGGGTGCTACCCGCCCCCCAGATGAAGACCGAGGTGCCCGAGGAGGACCCCCTCACCGCCGCGCTCAATCCCCGGCTGGCCACCGCCATGTACCTGGGCCTGCCCCCGACCAGCGCCAACGACTCCGTGGCCACCTTCTGGGCCAGCCCCGACGTGCTCTTGCGCCCCGCCGTGGACAACGCCATCGACCGCCACGACCTGCCCGCCTCCTACTCCCTGACCCTCCAGACCGTCCCCGCGGCCTCCCGGGCGCTCACGCCCGCCGAGGCCCCGGCCCCGGGTTTTTCGCCGACCTCCAACTACGTGGAGTGGTTCCAGGAGCGCCAGAGCGCCATCTTCGACTTCTCCGTCAAGGGCGGCCCCTACCCCTGGACGGGCCTGGGCTACACCTACGACTGGAACCCCGTCGCGCCGGACGTGGTGGGCGGCAGCGAGTTCGTCGCGCCCAAGGGCAGCCCGCTGGTTTTCGTCTCGCTCACGCCCGTGGCCGATTACTACAAGAAATAGGGCGCGCCCGGCGCTTTACAGCGCCGGCGAAGGCGGGTAGCCGGGGACCTGGAGCGCCCATGAACGTTCAAGTCCTCATCGTCGATGACGAGGCCCCGGCCCGCGACGAGCTGGCCTACCTCCTCGAAGCCCACCCGGACCTGCGCGTGAGCCAGGCCGCCACGGCCCAGGCCGCCCTGGAACACCTGCGCCAGCGCGGCGCGGACCTCGTGTTCCAGGACATCCAGATGCCCGGCCAGGACGGCTTCCACGTGCTCGCCGAAGCCCAGGCGCTGCCCCATCCGCCGCTCTTCGTCTTCGTGACGGCCTTCGACCAGCACGCCATCCGCGCCTTCGAGGAGAACGCGGCGGACTATCTGCTCAAGCCCGTGTCGCCCAGGCGGCTGGAGAAGAGCCTGGAACGCGTGCGCAGGCTCCTGGAGGAGCCCTGCCGCAACCCCTGGCAGGACACGTTGGAACGCCTGCTGGCCTCCCGGGGGCGCGCGTCCCTTCCCCGGCTGGCCGTTGAGCAGGGCGGGCGCGTGGCCATGATCCCGCTGGCGCGGGTGGTTCTCGTGGAGGCCGAGGAGAAGAAGGTGTTCGCGCTCACGGACCAGGGCCGCTTCGTCTGCCACTGCCTGAACACCCTGGGCCGCGCGGCCGAGCGCCTGGAGGGGCTGCCCTTCTTCCAGGCCAACAGGGCGCAGCTCGTCAACGTGGAGCGCATCGCGGAGTTCTCGCCCTGGTTCGGGGGCAAGTACCTGGTGGTAATGAACGACCAGGCGCGCACCGAGGTGACCGTGAGCCGCAACCGCGCCCGCGAATTCAAGCAGAGGGTGGGCATTTGAACACGCTGATCAATCCCGAGGTTCCCGAACTCTTCCTGAACCTCTCGCAACGCTTCGGCCTCCTGCTGGCGGGCGGCTTCGCCATCATGACGGTCACCTCCATCGACAAGCTGGGGCCTCGGCGCGACAGGCCCCTGTGGGCCACGCTGCTGCTGGTGGCGATGTTCGGCGTGTTCGGAGTGCTGGGCACCTACACGGGCAACGCGGTGTTCAAGTCCTTCGCCAACCTGCGGGCCATGGTGGTGGTGACGGCCGGGCTGTTCGGCGGCCCGGGCGTGGGCTTCGGCGTGGGGTTCATCGCCGGGGCGCACCGCTATCTCATCGACATCGGAGGCTTCTCGGCCCTGCCCTGCGGGCTGGCCACGCTCATCGAGGGCACGGCGGCCGGGCTCGTGGCCGCGCGCCTCACGGGCAACCGCCTGGACTGGCGGCTGGCCATGGGCCTGTGTCTGGCGGGCGAGACCCTGCACATGGGCCTGGTGCTCGCCTTCTCCCAGCCCCTCTCCGAGGCCGTGGCCCTGGTGCGCGTGATCGCCCTGCCCATGATCGTCTTCAACTCCCTGGGCGCGGCCCTCTTCGTGAAGGCCCTGGACCTCCAGATGCGTTTCCGCCAGGCCCAGAACCGCGACCTGGCCCGGCAGATCCTCTCCATCGCCAACCAGACCGTGGCCCACCTGCGCGCCGGGCTCACCGCCGGGACGGCCCGGGCCACCGCGGACATCATCCTGCGCGAGGCCCAGGTGGCCGCCGTGGCCGTCACCTCGGGCCAGACCATCCTGGCCCACGTGGGCGAGGGCCAGGACCACCACCTCTCCGGGGGCATGGTGCGCACGGCTGCCACGCGCCGGGTGATCGAATCCGGCGAGCCCCTCTTCGTGCGCGACCGCCAGGGCATCGACTGCTCCCAGCGCGGCTGCCCCCTCTCCGAGGCCATCATCGTGCCCCTGCGCAAGGGATCGGCGATCCTGGGCTGCCTGAAGATCTACGGCACCGGCAGACGCCCCCTGGACGAGACGCTCTTCGGGTTGGCCAAGGGACTGGCCGATCTCTTCTCCACCCAGCTGGAGCTGGAGGACATCGGCATCAAGAACCAGCTCCTGGCCCAGGC
Encoded proteins:
- a CDS encoding efflux RND transporter periplasmic adaptor subunit, translated to MRQIATPLAALLAALTLAALAACDGRNAYVPPPPPEVTVAKPVRQRVVDYLEFTGNTQAVQTVNLTARVEGFLQQIKFADGQDVKKGQLLFVIEPAPYQAKVERAQADVDSAKARLTQAVTELARAKKLFAERAGPDTEVVKWQREHDSAKADLESAKASLDIARINLGYTQVTAPFDGRVSRRMVDAGNLVGSGGQATVLATVIKEDPIYAYFSMSERDLLRIQKYHTPKDVPDERVTIEMGLSDQTGYPIRGHLDYYDLGVDPQTGTLLLRAIYPNPERKLFAGLFVRLRAPLESRDALTVPEGAVGVDQVGHYVLVVGEKNVVRQQPVTVGQAVNGLRVIDKGLEGGESVIVTGLQMARPGAPVNPSEAKK
- a CDS encoding efflux transporter outer membrane subunit, producing MPPRARILLLLLAPLVLGGCMKVGPDFRKPEASAPPAWMEAERKTATADLPVADDWWKLLSDPALDELTTMARARNIPLHIAGVRILQARAQLGVSVGRLFPQTQQAQGGYSFTEASQRAPTSPQPPNDSGVQLGFWQNNAGFSAAWELDFWGKYRRAVESAEATLAASVADYDNALASLTADVASTYVLLRVSEEQLRIARENVVLQTEALDIADVRFRLGATSERDVMQAKTLLESTLATIPVLEKNIQKGRHALSALLGMPPSDLAAVLNKTSSIPRAPDQVGVGIPAELLRRRPDIRAAEFRAAAQCASIGVAKADLFPSFSLTGNVGWLSSNMGVFSLAELLAPQSFTAGFGPSFTWNLFNYGRIVNNVRLQDAKFQEALLLYSNAVITALKEAEDGLSEFQQSRVKAGRLALAAEAAKRGAELAFLQYREGKTDFTTVIVAQQDQLTQQNAWAQARGEIVLGLTGLYRALGGGWQERPEPAVPKDIQDEMKRRTWWGSLLGESPAKQDDPAKAGPGRYVPDF
- a CDS encoding LytR/AlgR family response regulator transcription factor; translation: MNVQVLIVDDEAPARDELAYLLEAHPDLRVSQAATAQAALEHLRQRGADLVFQDIQMPGQDGFHVLAEAQALPHPPLFVFVTAFDQHAIRAFEENAADYLLKPVSPRRLEKSLERVRRLLEEPCRNPWQDTLERLLASRGRASLPRLAVEQGGRVAMIPLARVVLVEAEEKKVFALTDQGRFVCHCLNTLGRAAERLEGLPFFQANRAQLVNVERIAEFSPWFGGKYLVVMNDQARTEVTVSRNRAREFKQRVGI
- a CDS encoding LytS/YhcK type 5TM receptor domain-containing protein encodes the protein MNTLINPEVPELFLNLSQRFGLLLAGGFAIMTVTSIDKLGPRRDRPLWATLLLVAMFGVFGVLGTYTGNAVFKSFANLRAMVVVTAGLFGGPGVGFGVGFIAGAHRYLIDIGGFSALPCGLATLIEGTAAGLVAARLTGNRLDWRLAMGLCLAGETLHMGLVLAFSQPLSEAVALVRVIALPMIVFNSLGAALFVKALDLQMRFRQAQNRDLARQILSIANQTVAHLRAGLTAGTARATADIILREAQVAAVAVTSGQTILAHVGEGQDHHLSGGMVRTAATRRVIESGEPLFVRDRQGIDCSQRGCPLSEAIIVPLRKGSAILGCLKIYGTGRRPLDETLFGLAKGLADLFSTQLELEDIGIKNQLLAQAEIGRLQAQINPHFLFNSLNTIASFCRTAPAQARELLLDLSRYMRRNLDSSRGLIRLCDEVDQTRAYLAIEQARFGERIRAEIDLAPGAQDCLVPPLIIQPLVENAVRHGILCKEEGGVVRLRARRENGELLVEVADDGAGMDAAQVFAIQTRGGAESLSEGVGARNSNQRLVQLYGPAHALRVESAPGAGTSISLRIPQ